The region CGGGCGACAGACTTTGGGGCTCGCCGCGCATCCGGACGTCGATCTGCGCGTCGTCGCACCGATCGGAATGCCGCCTCGCCCGCTCGCCAGGCTGCCGCATTATGCGTCGCGCGCCGCGCTGCCGGAGCGCGAGACGTGGCACGGCGTGGAGGTCTGGCGTCCGCGCTTCACGATCCTGCACGGCACCGGCGGGCGGTTCCACGTCGCGGCGCTGGTCCGCCGGCTGAAACCCCTGCTCGCCGGGATCAGGCGCGATTTTCCGTTCGACGTGATCAATGCCGAATTCTTCTTTCCCGATGGCCCGGCGGCGATCGCGCTCGGCCGACATTTCGGCGTGCCGGTGTCGATCAAGGCGCGCGGCGCGGACATCCACCATTGGGGCCGCACCACCGGCACCGCCGCGCAGGTGCGCCGCGCGGGGCGGCAGGCGGACGGGTTGCTCGCCGTGTCGCAGGCGATGCGCGACGACATGATCGCGCTCGGCATGCACGCCGATACGATCCGCGTACATCACACCGGTGTCGATCTCGATCGCTTCGTCCCCGCCGATCGCGCGGCGGCCAAGGCGGCGCTCGGCATCGCCGGTCCGCTGGTCGTGTCGATCGGCGCGCTGATCCCGCGCAAGGGGCATGAGGTGGTGGTCCGTGCGGTCGCCGCCTTGCCCGGCGTGACGTTGCTCATTGCCGGGGAGGGACCGGACCGCCCGGCGCTGGAGGCGGAGATGGCGGCGCACGGCGTCGGCGCGCGGCTCCGCCTGCTCGGCGCGGTGCCGCATGGCGAATTGCAGACCCTGCTCGCCGCGGCCGATGTGATGGCGCTGTGTTCCGAATCGGAAGGCCTCGCCAATGCCTGGATCGAATCGCTCGCCTGCGGCACCCCGATCGTCGTTACCGGTGCCGGCGGCGCGGCGGAGATCGTCGACAGACCGTGTGTCGGGCGGATCGTGCCGCGCGACGTGATGGCGTTCGCCAATGCCATCGCCGGGCTGATCGCCGACCCCCCGCCGCGCGCCGCGACCCGCGCGGCGGCGGAGCGCTTCACCTGGGAGGCGAACAGCGCCGGGCTGTACGATCATCTGGCGGCTTTGGTAGCGGGACGGTCGGGCTAACCGTCCCAAATCCCGTTTGTCCTGAGCCTGTCGAAGGGCGTGTCCCAAGCGCGCCGAAATGGTCGGGGCATGTGCTTCGACAGGCTCAGCACGAACGGGGAGGGGGGCAACGCACCCCGCCCCAATCAACCGATCGGATACAGCGCCGCCGCGATCCAGCGTCCTTCGCCGCGCAATACCGCCCAGGCGCGGGCGGCGGCGCGGCTGTCCATCGCCTCGATCCCGAAGCCCTTCGCCTCGATCGCGCGGACCAGCGCCGGGGCGGGCCGGACGAGGCTCGCGCCCGTGCCCAGCAACAGGAATTCCGGCGGCGGATCCAGCGCCAGCAGGGGCGCCAGATCGGCTTCGGTCAATGCCTCCAGCGGCGGCGGCGACCAGCCGTCGGCGCGCACCGGCGTGATGAGCAGCGCGTGATACACGCCCTCGTCGACCTTGAACCCGCCGCTCGAGAAACCGGCGATGATCGGGCCGTCGGTCTGCGGCTTGTCCATCTTCATTCCGGCTCAAACTCCGAACGGAGGTAACGGACGATCACCCGCCGCGCGGGCCGACGCGCTCGGCGTTGCTCGTCGCGACCGGTGCGTCCGCCGCGTTCGGATCGGCGCGCAGGCCCAGCGTGATCAGCAGCGACGACGACACGTAGATCGACGAATAGGTGCCGACGAAGATGCCGAGGATCATCGCCGAGGTGAAGCCGCGCAGCACATGTCCGCCGAACAACAGCAGCGCGCCGAGCGCCAGCAGGATCGTCAACGAGGTCATCACGGTGCGCGGCAACGTCTCGTTGACCGAGAGATCGACGATCCCCGACATGTCCATCTTGCGATAGCGGCGCATGTTCTCGCGGATGCGATCGTCGATCACGATCTTGTCATTGATCGAATAGCCGATGATCGTCAGCACCGCGGCGACGATGTTCAGGTCGAATTCGTACCGCGTCAGCGCGAAGAAGCCGAGCGTCATCAACAGATCGTGGACGATCGCGACGACGGTCGAGACGCCGAA is a window of Sphingomonas sp. Leaf357 DNA encoding:
- a CDS encoding glycosyltransferase, yielding MLRVLTLSTLFPDASRPNFGVFVGRQTLGLAAHPDVDLRVVAPIGMPPRPLARLPHYASRAALPERETWHGVEVWRPRFTILHGTGGRFHVAALVRRLKPLLAGIRRDFPFDVINAEFFFPDGPAAIALGRHFGVPVSIKARGADIHHWGRTTGTAAQVRRAGRQADGLLAVSQAMRDDMIALGMHADTIRVHHTGVDLDRFVPADRAAAKAALGIAGPLVVSIGALIPRKGHEVVVRAVAALPGVTLLIAGEGPDRPALEAEMAAHGVGARLRLLGAVPHGELQTLLAAADVMALCSESEGLANAWIESLACGTPIVVTGAGGAAEIVDRPCVGRIVPRDVMAFANAIAGLIADPPPRAATRAAAERFTWEANSAGLYDHLAALVAGRSG
- a CDS encoding Mth938-like domain-containing protein, which encodes MKMDKPQTDGPIIAGFSSGGFKVDEGVYHALLITPVRADGWSPPPLEALTEADLAPLLALDPPPEFLLLGTGASLVRPAPALVRAIEAKGFGIEAMDSRAAARAWAVLRGEGRWIAAALYPIG